In a single window of the Diospyros lotus cultivar Yz01 chromosome 10, ASM1463336v1, whole genome shotgun sequence genome:
- the LOC127811078 gene encoding uncharacterized protein LOC127811078, with product MVASLQIQPGWWEEICQATGEDQRLHQWVDEKGQPVNIGFEYKDGILRMNGRIYIPNNEELRQRILDEAHRSKYIVHPGANKMYKDLRTTRKKDSIWVVVDRLTNSAHFIPVRTGQGAEELSWIYVREIVRLHGTPIERVNQVLEDMLRACVLEFGGSWDEYLPLVEFSYNNSYQSSIGMAPYEALYGRQFRLPSCWLEVGERQLARIEMVQQASEKIDVARRCMKIAQDCQKYYADHRTWDLEFQERD from the exons ATGGTGGCTAGTCTGCAAATTCAGCCAGGTTGGTGGGAGGAGATATGTCAGGCTACCGGGGAGGATCAGAGGCTTCACCAATGGGTGGATGAGAAGGGTCAGCCAGTGAATATAGGTTTTGAGTACAAGGATGGAATCTTGAGGATGAACGGGCGAATTTATATTCCTAataatgaagaattaaggcaaaGGATTCTAGATGAAGCGCATCGATCAAAGTACATTGTTCATCCAGGGGCAAACAAGATGTATAAGGACTTGAG GACAACAAGGAAGAAAGACTCGATATGGGTTGTTGTCGACAGGCTAACAAATTCGGCTCATTTTATACCTGTTCGAACTGGTCAAGGTGCGGAAGAGTTGTCATGGATTTATGTCCGGGAGATTGTGCGGCTGCATGGGACCCCA ATAGAGCGGGTGAACCAGGTTTTGGAAGACATGTTGCGGGCATGTGTCTTGGAATTTGGAGGAAGTTGGGACGAGTACTTGCCATTAGTGGAGTTCTCATATAATAATAGCTATCAGAGTAGCATTGGCATGGCACCGTATGAAGCGTTGTATGGCAGGCAATTCAGATTGCCTTCATGCTGGCTTGAGGTGGGCGAAAGGCAGTTGGCCAGGATTGAAATGGTGCAGCAAGCCTCTGAGAAGATTGATGTGGCGAGAAGGTGTATGAAGATTGCTCAAGATTGCCAAAAGTACTATGCGGATCACCGCACTTGGGATTTGGAATTTCAAGAAAGGGATTGA
- the LOC127811077 gene encoding U1 small nuclear ribonucleoprotein C-like has product MGGPNQNNANFIPGGGPGGGVPPGGFVPPGGGVPPGGFVPPGGYVPPGRYVPPGGFVPPGGFGPGPQPVIVIIGDPNANPGGIPNHTPGPSTYTKPGGGMQTSCPACEIIWARNNSMANYQTLLRGGHVYS; this is encoded by the coding sequence ATGGGAGGTCCCAATCAAAATAACGCAAACTTTATCCCCGGAGGCGGCCCAGGCGGCGGCGTCCCCCCAGGCGGCTTCGTCCCCCCAGGCGGCGGCGTCCCCCCAGGCGGCTTCGTCCCACCAGGCGGCTACGTGCCACCGGGCCGCTACGTGCCACCAGGAGGCTTCGTCCCACCAGGAGGCTTCGGCCCTGGCCCTCAGCCTGTTATTGTTATCATTGGTGATCCTAATGCTAATCCCGGCGGCATTCCTAATCATACACCTGGTCCAAGTACCTACACAAAACCTGGAGGAGGAATGCAAACAAGTTGTCCTGCCTGTGAAATCATTTGGGCTCGCAATAATTCCATGGCTAATTACCAAACACTGTTACGAGGAGGCCATGTTTACTCCTAA
- the LOC127811080 gene encoding uncharacterized protein LOC127811080, translating to MRNRKQWKLSPRFMGLYRIIERVGPLAYQLALPNELARFHDVFHVSQLRKYIPDPRMEVPEEEVEIHQNLTYIERPAKILDRKEKKLRNKSILLVKVQWNHHSDREATWELEEDLRRNFPNYLLM from the coding sequence ATGAGGAATCGAAAGCAATGGAAGCTTAGTCCAAGGTTTATGGGACTGTATAGGATCATTGAGCGAGTGGGTCCTTTGGCCTATCAATTGGCCTTGCCTAACGAATTAGCTAGATTTCATGATGTGTTCCATGTGTCACAATTGCGGAAGTACATACCGGATCCAAGAATGGAAGTTCCTGAGGAAGAGGTTGAGATTCATCAGAACCTAACCTATATTGAGAGGCCAGCGAAAATCTTGGACCGCAAGGAGAAGAAGTTGAGGAATAAATCAATTCTTCTAGTTAAAGTTCAGTGGAACCATCACTCTGATCGGGAAGCAAcatgggagctagaagaagattTAAGGCGCAATTTCCCaaattatttgttgatgtaA